A genome region from Alphaproteobacteria bacterium includes the following:
- a CDS encoding HD domain-containing protein produces MLPESLQKWDALFAAKARDLYPSSDPSHDFLHIRRVVSAAVKFAREEGADLNVVLPAAYFHDFVNVPKNDPRRAQASTLSGIAAVEYLQSVNYPAEFFDGIKHAITTHSFSANIPCETIEAKVVQDADRLDGLGAIGIARCFSTSTIMGRPYYSEDDMLAENRAPDDKLFAIDHFFVKLFKTAETLQTKSARDEGKRRVQFMKAYLQQLKSEVGA; encoded by the coding sequence ATGCTGCCGGAATCCTTGCAGAAATGGGACGCGCTGTTCGCCGCAAAGGCGCGCGATCTGTATCCGTCATCCGATCCGTCGCATGATTTCCTGCATATCCGCCGCGTCGTGTCCGCTGCCGTAAAATTCGCGCGCGAAGAAGGCGCCGATTTGAACGTCGTGCTGCCCGCCGCCTATTTCCACGATTTCGTGAACGTCCCGAAAAACGACCCGCGCCGCGCGCAGGCCTCGACGCTGTCCGGCATCGCCGCTGTCGAATATCTGCAATCGGTGAATTATCCCGCAGAATTTTTCGACGGCATCAAGCACGCCATCACCACCCATTCCTTCAGCGCGAATATCCCCTGCGAAACGATAGAAGCAAAAGTGGTGCAGGACGCGGACAGATTGGACGGTCTGGGCGCAATCGGCATCGCGCGCTGCTTTTCCACCAGCACCATCATGGGCCGCCCGTATTACAGCGAAGACGATATGCTCGCCGAAAATCGCGCGCCCGATGATAAACTTTTTGCGATCGACCATTTCTTCGTCAAACTTTTTAAAACCGCCGAAACGCTGCAGACAAAATCGGCGCGGGACGAGGGCAAACGGCGCGTGCAATTCATGAAAGCCTATTTGCAGCAGTTAAAGTCGGAAGTTGGCGCATAA
- a CDS encoding FAD/NAD(P)-binding protein, producing the protein MAEKKQDLVIVGSGLAGTVTLVQELLKIAAEPTITPDNPVKITLLERNAAQKFGGVAYGRTAEFDQFRLNLSSKRATPFMANDIPDGFPTFPQYIVGLANDAPDAAEKKRFMGYLLDPPRVLLGDYLSHIVDLAMVKAGGKVDVTTRIGEALELDTNGAHPVLHVRENDAMTKIAAAQVVLATGQREIQRPDFVADIVGSPRYLEDPYAATSKDFYAQVMDEQARREKSGLPPPQVLVLGTALSSHDCVLRLLHLGFKGKIDMISRNGLEHAAYGAVTPEQYLAGSLIGEPRPEKKAELEKTLPRFLRVVNAQAAKIDAGKSHEDVENDVVTAMRREFGVLMRKGYTAEEVLGYWERFNADIGAALPDDVCGNIYNRHATWLGTHRVGTTPANTKMMMDAQNSGQLEILAGFISTKDGEKLHEYKNSIVAHMSLKDRVERADGGHEGGVPRSWSSGFEDGMREEARKFDFVIAGLGNTVTYDKARDPFWASMIKKGQCQPHRKAGDGIELDGNDLTVLDAAGKRIENVAACGIPAFGATMYGRFPHPEEPGVYGGRILPFTANIVGIAGGVIQMVEGLHDRMMRDRGLVRGMDVSAPSSSPDSVAQMQRGELGAEFGGAGARGEEKKAVPASTKPVPLSSSALKG; encoded by the coding sequence ATGGCGGAAAAAAAGCAGGATCTGGTGATAGTCGGCTCAGGGCTGGCGGGCACAGTGACGCTGGTGCAGGAGCTGCTGAAGATCGCAGCGGAACCTACCATCACGCCCGACAATCCGGTCAAGATCACGCTGCTGGAGCGCAACGCGGCGCAGAAATTCGGCGGTGTCGCCTATGGCCGCACGGCGGAATTCGACCAGTTCAGATTGAACCTGTCGTCGAAACGCGCGACGCCCTTCATGGCGAACGATATTCCCGACGGCTTCCCCACCTTCCCGCAATATATCGTCGGCCTTGCGAATGACGCGCCGGATGCGGCGGAGAAAAAACGTTTCATGGGTTACCTGCTCGATCCGCCGCGCGTGCTGCTGGGCGATTACCTGTCGCACATTGTCGATCTGGCGATGGTCAAGGCGGGCGGCAAGGTGGATGTGACCACACGCATCGGCGAAGCGCTGGAGCTGGATACAAACGGCGCGCACCCGGTGCTGCATGTCAGGGAAAACGATGCGATGACGAAAATTGCGGCGGCGCAGGTGGTGCTGGCAACCGGCCAGCGCGAAATCCAGCGCCCCGATTTTGTGGCCGATATCGTGGGCAGCCCGCGTTATCTGGAAGACCCCTATGCCGCGACATCAAAAGATTTTTACGCCCAAGTAATGGATGAACAGGCGCGCCGCGAAAAATCCGGACTGCCCCCGCCGCAGGTGCTGGTGCTCGGCACCGCGCTCAGCAGCCATGACTGTGTCTTGCGCCTGCTGCATCTGGGTTTCAAGGGCAAGATCGACATGATTTCGCGCAACGGGCTGGAACATGCCGCTTACGGCGCGGTCACGCCCGAACAATACCTCGCAGGCTCGCTGATCGGCGAACCGCGGCCGGAGAAAAAAGCGGAGCTGGAAAAAACGCTGCCGCGTTTCCTGCGCGTCGTCAACGCGCAAGCCGCCAAGATCGACGCCGGAAAATCGCATGAGGATGTGGAGAACGATGTGGTCACCGCCATGCGCCGCGAATTCGGCGTGCTGATGCGCAAGGGTTACACGGCGGAGGAAGTGCTGGGATATTGGGAACGCTTCAACGCCGATATCGGCGCCGCGCTGCCCGATGACGTCTGCGGCAATATCTATAACCGCCACGCCACATGGCTCGGCACCCACCGCGTCGGCACCACGCCCGCGAATACCAAAATGATGATGGATGCGCAAAATTCGGGGCAGCTGGAAATTCTGGCGGGGTTTATCTCGACCAAGGACGGCGAAAAACTGCATGAATACAAAAACAGCATCGTCGCGCATATGTCGCTGAAGGACCGCGTGGAACGCGCCGATGGAGGCCATGAAGGCGGCGTGCCGCGCAGCTGGAGCTCGGGTTTCGAAGACGGCATGCGCGAAGAGGCGCGGAAATTCGATTTCGTCATCGCAGGATTGGGCAATACCGTGACGTATGACAAGGCGCGCGACCCCTTCTGGGCCAGCATGATTAAAAAAGGCCAGTGCCAGCCGCACCGCAAGGCCGGCGACGGCATCGAACTGGACGGCAATGATTTGACGGTGCTGGACGCAGCCGGCAAACGCATCGAAAACGTCGCGGCCTGCGGCATTCCCGCCTTTGGTGCCACCATGTATGGCCGCTTCCCGCATCCCGAGGAACCCGGCGTCTATGGCGGCCGCATCCTGCCCTTCACCGCCAACATCGTCGGCATCGCCGGCGGCGTGATCCAGATGGTGGAGGGGCTGCATGACCGGATGATGCGTGATCGCGGGCTGGTGCGGGGGATGGATGTTTCCGCACCGTCCTCATCGCCCGATTCAGTGGCGCAGATGCAGCGCGGGGAATTGGGTGCGGAATTCGGCGGGGCAGGGGCGCGCGGCGAGGAAAAAAAGGCGGTACCCGCTTCTACCAAGCCAGTCCCTTTGTCGTCGTCTGCACTAAAAGGCTAG
- a CDS encoding SCO family protein, with product MGKFLRFLVLAVIGFMLGAGAAYFSNHRGAPQPVVAGGKPRPAFDVVGKNGRLAIVKPGTGNGTEDPSAGGDDDIAATAAAKAEADAKPHPVTELEQTMTTQAAEGVSPALLQKQAFLRAHSQPSIGMYVAGTFELKDTDGKTVTEKSFPDKYLLIYFGFSKCPDICPVTLEKMGKVIEKLGDLGARVQPIFITVDPKRDTQDVLKAYAEKLAPGFVLLTGSEEQVKKAEEAFKVQVEMLPGTSGKDDDYIVNHSALVYFMSPGNKLEEIIRLEQSTDKAFGKLQPYLLGTAQKKN from the coding sequence ATGGGTAAATTCTTGCGGTTTCTGGTGCTGGCGGTGATCGGTTTCATGCTGGGCGCGGGGGCGGCGTATTTCAGCAACCACCGGGGCGCGCCGCAGCCGGTTGTGGCGGGCGGCAAACCCAGGCCGGCCTTTGATGTGGTCGGCAAGAACGGGCGGCTGGCGATCGTGAAGCCCGGCACCGGCAACGGCACCGAAGATCCGTCGGCGGGCGGCGATGACGATATCGCGGCCACCGCCGCCGCGAAAGCCGAAGCGGATGCCAAGCCGCATCCCGTGACCGAGCTGGAACAGACGATGACGACGCAGGCCGCCGAAGGCGTGTCGCCCGCGCTGCTGCAAAAACAGGCCTTCCTGCGCGCACATTCGCAGCCCAGCATCGGCATGTATGTGGCGGGCACGTTCGAACTGAAGGACACCGACGGAAAAACGGTCACCGAAAAATCGTTCCCCGATAAATACCTGCTGATCTATTTCGGGTTCAGCAAATGCCCCGATATCTGCCCCGTGACGCTGGAAAAAATGGGCAAGGTGATCGAAAAACTGGGCGACCTTGGCGCGCGCGTGCAGCCGATATTTATCACCGTCGATCCGAAACGCGATACGCAGGATGTGCTGAAGGCCTATGCCGAAAAACTCGCCCCCGGTTTCGTGCTGCTGACCGGCAGCGAAGAACAGGTGAAAAAGGCCGAAGAAGCGTTCAAGGTGCAGGTCGAAATGCTGCCCGGCACATCCGGCAAAGACGACGATTACATCGTCAACCATTCCGCGCTCGTCTATTTCATGTCGCCCGGCAACAAGCTGGAAGAAATCATCCGGCTGGAACAAAGCACCGACAAGGCGTTCGGCAAGCTGCAGCCCTATCTGCTGGGCACGGCGCAGAAGAAAAACTAA
- a CDS encoding transposase, which produces MARKARVVAVDMPHHVTQRGNRRQQVFFCDEDYEAYKLLLAECCENAGVKVWAYCLMPNHVHLVLVPTTQNGLRDALKATHRQYTRHINFREGWRGYLWQGRFSSFPMDEKYLLACARYVEMNPVRARLVTKPEQWRWSSARAHLGLAADGLVDINALESFVPDWQAFLAEACSHEEYEEIRAGERTGRPLGSSSFIKKLEEHLGRPLARQKPGRKLKSEAA; this is translated from the coding sequence ATGGCAAGAAAAGCAAGAGTAGTCGCGGTGGATATGCCGCATCATGTGACGCAGCGGGGGAACCGGCGGCAACAGGTTTTCTTTTGCGATGAAGATTACGAAGCATACAAATTACTGCTCGCCGAGTGCTGCGAAAATGCGGGCGTAAAAGTATGGGCATATTGCCTGATGCCCAATCATGTACATCTTGTGCTGGTGCCGACCACGCAGAACGGCTTGCGTGATGCGCTGAAGGCAACGCATCGCCAGTACACGCGCCATATCAATTTCCGCGAAGGCTGGCGCGGCTATTTGTGGCAGGGCCGTTTTTCATCTTTCCCGATGGATGAAAAATATCTGCTGGCCTGTGCGCGATACGTCGAGATGAACCCTGTTCGCGCGCGCCTCGTGACCAAGCCCGAACAGTGGCGCTGGTCAAGCGCGCGCGCTCATCTTGGCCTTGCTGCAGATGGTTTGGTCGACATCAACGCGCTGGAATCATTTGTGCCTGACTGGCAGGCATTTTTGGCCGAGGCGTGCAGCCACGAAGAATACGAAGAAATTCGCGCAGGCGAGCGCACAGGGCGGCCGCTTGGGTCCTCGTCATTCATAAAAAAACTGGAAGAACATTTGGGCAGGCCGCTTGCCCGTCAAAAGCCCGGAAGAAAATTGAAAAGTGAAGCGGCCTGA
- a CDS encoding sel1 repeat family protein — protein MDANMKFIITLCLLLFGFSGQCFADNFEKGNTAYTHKNYEMAYKLLLPLADAGNANAQVIIGKIYSNCLSVECDNMKAIKYWALASENGNARAAKEIAEMYKSGIAEGKQNEAAATRWFRKAAELYRVQAELGVADSEFSLGLLYGQGNGVSQNRDKQLEWFRKAVEHGDVSAAFALGLYYQTPGFFGIGVDIEESNRWYKKGIDHARKYVQAGDWNMASALSTSYMQGVGGLEQSVEKAYFWAKIAEAYGDYIAEIQARTVAQKIPATKKSELDKLVAEWKNKHPYVPRKQTNFWPMP, from the coding sequence TTGGATGCTAACATGAAGTTTATCATAACATTATGCCTGCTGCTGTTTGGGTTTAGCGGACAATGTTTTGCCGACAACTTTGAAAAAGGCAATACTGCATACACTCACAAAAACTATGAAATGGCCTACAAATTATTATTGCCATTAGCTGATGCTGGAAATGCAAATGCTCAAGTCATTATAGGTAAAATTTATAGCAACTGTTTATCCGTCGAATGCGATAACATGAAGGCGATAAAATACTGGGCTTTAGCCTCAGAAAATGGAAACGCCCGAGCAGCAAAAGAAATTGCTGAGATGTATAAGTCAGGCATTGCAGAGGGGAAACAAAATGAGGCTGCTGCCACACGCTGGTTTAGGAAAGCTGCCGAGCTATATCGAGTTCAAGCAGAGCTTGGAGTAGCGGACTCAGAATTTTCTTTAGGGTTATTATACGGCCAAGGTAATGGCGTTTCTCAAAATAGAGATAAACAATTGGAGTGGTTCAGAAAAGCAGTTGAGCACGGTGACGTTAGTGCAGCTTTTGCACTTGGCTTATACTATCAGACACCTGGATTTTTTGGCATAGGGGTGGATATAGAAGAATCAAATCGATGGTACAAAAAAGGAATAGATCATGCTAGAAAATATGTACAAGCGGGCGATTGGAATATGGCGTCTGCTTTGAGTACAAGCTATATGCAGGGAGTCGGGGGACTCGAACAAAGCGTTGAGAAGGCTTATTTCTGGGCTAAAATAGCAGAAGCTTACGGTGATTATATTGCTGAAATCCAAGCCCGCACTGTCGCCCAAAAGATTCCCGCCACTAAAAAATCTGAACTAGATAAGCTTGTAGCAGAATGGAAAAATAAGCACCCTTATGTTCCACGTAAACAAACTAATTTCTGGCCGATGCCGTGA
- a CDS encoding DUF1579 family protein codes for MLLLKSLLRLKSSPPQASHNSKKSPNAPALRKSRTERFCPPWGGTWNFTAALYAESSVEPFRTEGTITNELVDDRFLTSSANGSLNVAGHDAPMKAQGLMSYDISKKAFTSVWVDTLNTGLMVGTGKYDEKEKILTETGRFTDPVDGAEKAFRSETRFIDEANYKRTIFVTGKSGKETKLLEFDYIKKM; via the coding sequence ATGCTGCTACTAAAGAGCCTATTGAGACTAAAAAGTTCACCCCCGCAGGCGAGCCACAATTCAAAAAAATCACCGAACGCGCCAGCGTTGCGGAAGAGCAGAACCGAAAGGTTCTGTCCGCCTTGGGGGGGCACTTGGAATTTCACTGCCGCCCTTTATGCGGAGTCCAGCGTCGAACCCTTCCGCACCGAAGGCACGATTACGAATGAACTGGTGGATGATCGTTTCCTGACCAGTAGCGCCAATGGCAGTCTGAATGTTGCAGGCCATGATGCGCCGATGAAGGCGCAAGGCTTGATGAGTTACGATATATCTAAAAAGGCATTTACGTCCGTCTGGGTCGATACGCTCAACACGGGCCTGATGGTCGGCACCGGCAAATATGATGAGAAAGAAAAAATCCTCACCGAAACCGGTCGCTTTACTGACCCTGTGGATGGCGCTGAAAAAGCATTCCGCTCCGAAACCCGATTCATTGACGAAGCAAACTATAAACGCACCATCTTCGTCACCGGCAAGTCGGGCAAGGAAACCAAACTGCTAGAATTCGATTACATTAAGAAAATGTAG
- a CDS encoding F0F1 ATP synthase subunit delta — protein sequence MAGKTGNQAIARRYATAFFELASEQSQIDVIAGDLSTIEALLASGGDMDRFIHNTTLRRADQVKALSALAAQFKLSKLSEKLLGVVAQNRRLPDLAGIVSAAQELIAEHRGEVTAEVTAAQALDQSQIEAIASNLKKVLGKNVQVNLHVDAAIMGGLIVKVGSRLIDSSVKTKLERLHRALKSNNESSDKAKMKEVA from the coding sequence TTGGCAGGCAAAACGGGAAATCAGGCGATCGCACGACGCTACGCCACCGCGTTTTTTGAACTGGCATCCGAACAGTCGCAAATCGATGTGATCGCGGGTGACCTTTCCACCATCGAAGCGCTGCTGGCATCCGGCGGCGACATGGACCGCTTCATCCACAACACCACGCTGCGCCGCGCCGACCAGGTGAAGGCGCTCTCCGCTTTGGCCGCGCAGTTCAAGCTGTCGAAGCTCAGCGAAAAGCTGCTGGGCGTTGTCGCGCAAAACCGCCGCCTGCCGGATCTGGCGGGCATCGTTTCGGCGGCGCAGGAACTGATCGCGGAACATCGCGGCGAAGTGACCGCCGAAGTGACCGCGGCGCAGGCGCTGGATCAATCGCAGATCGAGGCGATTGCGTCGAACCTGAAAAAAGTTTTGGGCAAAAACGTGCAGGTCAACCTGCATGTGGATGCCGCCATCATGGGCGGGCTGATCGTCAAGGTCGGGTCGCGCCTGATCGACAGTTCCGTCAAGACCAAGCTGGAGCGCCTGCATCGTGCGCTCAAATCCAACAACGAATCTTCAGACAAAGCCAAAATGAAAGAGGTTGCATAA
- a CDS encoding F0F1 ATP synthase subunit alpha, with translation MEIRAAEISSILKNQIEKFGAQADVAEVGQVVSVGDGVARVFGLDKVKMGELVEFSNGVKGMALNLESDNVGVVIFGEDRDIKEGDTVRQTGEIVSVPVGKELLGRVVDALGNPIDGKGPLKAKETRRVDVKAPGIIARKSVHEPMQTGLKALDALVPIGRGQRELIIGDRQTGKTAIALDTILNQKEINKGTDEKKKLYCIYVAVGQKRSTVAQLVKSLEDNGAMEYSIVVASTASEPAPLQYLAPYTGCTMGEYFRDNGMHALLVYDDLSKQAVAYRQMSLLLRRPPGREAYPGDVFYLHSRLLERAAKLSDDLGAGSLTALPVIETQAGDVSAYIPTNVISITDGQIFLETSLFYKGVRPAISVGLSVSRVGSAAQTKAMKQVAGTIKLELAQYREMEAFAQFASDLEASTQKLLARGARLTELLKQPQYSPLSMEEQVAVIFAGVNGYLDGVAVKDVTAFEAQYLQALRSAGAGLLKTIREEQKISDDTKAALQKFAGDFVATFTAGKKAA, from the coding sequence ATGGAAATCCGCGCAGCAGAAATTTCCTCCATCCTGAAAAACCAGATCGAAAAATTCGGCGCACAGGCCGATGTGGCCGAAGTCGGCCAGGTCGTTTCCGTCGGTGACGGCGTCGCCCGCGTGTTCGGCCTCGACAAGGTGAAGATGGGCGAACTCGTCGAGTTCTCCAACGGCGTAAAGGGCATGGCTCTCAACCTTGAATCCGACAACGTCGGCGTGGTCATCTTCGGCGAAGACCGCGACATCAAGGAAGGCGACACCGTCCGTCAGACCGGCGAAATCGTGTCCGTCCCGGTCGGCAAGGAACTGCTCGGCCGCGTGGTCGATGCGCTCGGCAACCCCATCGACGGCAAAGGCCCGCTGAAGGCAAAAGAAACCCGCCGCGTCGACGTGAAGGCCCCCGGCATCATCGCGCGTAAATCGGTGCATGAGCCCATGCAGACCGGCCTCAAGGCGCTCGACGCCCTCGTGCCGATCGGCCGCGGCCAGCGCGAGCTGATCATCGGCGACCGCCAGACCGGCAAGACCGCGATTGCGCTCGACACCATCCTGAACCAGAAAGAAATCAACAAGGGCACCGACGAGAAGAAAAAGCTGTATTGCATCTACGTCGCCGTCGGCCAGAAACGCTCGACCGTCGCGCAGCTTGTGAAATCGCTGGAAGACAACGGCGCGATGGAATATTCCATCGTCGTCGCATCGACCGCGTCGGAACCCGCACCGCTCCAGTACCTCGCACCCTACACCGGCTGCACAATGGGCGAATATTTCCGCGACAACGGCATGCACGCCCTGCTGGTGTACGATGACCTGTCGAAACAGGCCGTCGCTTATCGCCAGATGTCGCTGCTGCTGCGCCGCCCGCCGGGCCGCGAAGCGTATCCCGGCGACGTGTTCTATCTCCACTCGCGCCTGCTGGAACGCGCGGCGAAACTGTCCGACGACCTCGGCGCTGGTTCGCTGACCGCGCTGCCCGTCATTGAAACGCAGGCGGGCGACGTTTCGGCGTACATCCCGACCAACGTGATTTCGATCACCGACGGCCAGATCTTCCTTGAAACCTCGCTGTTCTACAAAGGCGTGCGCCCGGCGATTTCCGTCGGTCTGTCCGTCTCCCGCGTCGGTTCCGCCGCGCAGACGAAAGCGATGAAACAGGTCGCCGGCACGATCAAGCTTGAACTCGCGCAGTACCGCGAGATGGAAGCCTTCGCACAGTTCGCGTCGGACCTCGAAGCTTCGACCCAGAAACTGCTCGCCCGCGGCGCGCGCCTGACGGAGCTGCTGAAGCAGCCCCAGTACAGCCCGCTGTCGATGGAAGAACAGGTGGCGGTGATCTTCGCGGGCGTGAACGGTTATCTTGACGGCGTCGCCGTGAAGGACGTGACCGCGTTCGAAGCGCAATACCTGCAGGCGCTGCGTTCCGCAGGCGCAGGCTTGCTGAAAACCATCCGCGAAGAACAGAAAATCTCGGACGACACGAAAGCGGCGCTGCAGAAATTCGCAGGCGATTTCGTCGCGACCTTCACCGCAGGCAAAAAAGCAGCGTAA
- a CDS encoding F0F1 ATP synthase subunit gamma, whose amino-acid sequence MPSLKDFRTRIASVKSTRKITSAMKMVAASKLRRAQMQAEASRPYAKKMAEMLSRLVSNVTVNSQSPFLLGGTGRDQNYLVVVVTSDRGLAGGFNAFVTRLARQRIRQLVDQGKTVKIVTVGRKGRESLRRDHPEKIVQSFEGIGRKRLAFSETTQITDMILDLGLRGEFDVCEVIYNQFRSVVKQEPTVQQIIPLPLNAPAKTEEAAGLKAIYEFEPDEEELLATLLPRNLSIQIFKTLLDSAAGEQAARMQAMDNATRNAGDMIAKLTLRYNRARQAYITKELIEIISGAEAV is encoded by the coding sequence ATGCCGAGCTTAAAGGACTTCAGGACCAGGATCGCGAGCGTGAAATCCACGCGCAAGATCACGTCGGCCATGAAAATGGTCGCGGCCTCCAAATTGCGCCGCGCCCAGATGCAGGCCGAAGCCAGCCGCCCCTATGCCAAGAAGATGGCTGAAATGCTGTCGCGTCTTGTTTCGAACGTGACCGTCAATTCGCAAAGCCCCTTCCTGCTGGGCGGCACCGGCCGCGACCAGAATTATCTGGTCGTCGTCGTGACGTCCGACCGCGGTCTGGCGGGCGGCTTCAACGCCTTCGTCACCCGCCTTGCGCGTCAGCGCATCCGCCAGCTGGTCGATCAGGGCAAGACGGTGAAAATCGTGACCGTCGGCCGCAAGGGGCGTGAATCGCTCCGTCGCGACCATCCTGAAAAAATCGTGCAGAGCTTTGAAGGCATCGGCCGCAAGCGCCTTGCCTTCAGCGAAACCACCCAGATCACCGACATGATTCTGGACCTCGGCCTGCGCGGCGAATTCGATGTCTGCGAAGTCATTTACAACCAGTTCCGCTCCGTCGTGAAGCAGGAACCGACCGTGCAGCAGATCATCCCGCTGCCGCTGAACGCGCCTGCGAAAACCGAAGAAGCGGCCGGCCTGAAAGCCATCTATGAATTCGAGCCGGACGAGGAAGAACTTCTCGCCACGCTGCTGCCTCGCAACCTGTCGATCCAGATCTTCAAGACGCTGCTGGATTCGGCGGCGGGCGAACAGGCGGCGCGTATGCAGGCGATGGACAACGCGACGCGCAACGCGGGCGACATGATCGCCAAGCTGACGCTGCGCTATAACCGCGCGCGCCAGGCCTACATCACAAAAGAACTCATCGAGATCATTTCCGGCGCAGAAGCCGTTTAA
- the atpD gene encoding F0F1 ATP synthase subunit beta, with the protein MKIAANNKSTGRVTQVLGAVVDVQFDGALPPIMGALTLDNDGKKLVLEVAQHLGENSVRTIAMDSTEGLVRGQAVTDTGAPISVPVGPETLGRIINVIGEPIDERGPVNAKTHFPIHRKAPEFVDQSTETQILVTGIKVVDLMAPYAKGGKIGLFGGAGVGKTVTIMELINNVAMNHGGVSVFAGVGERTREGNDLYHEMIEGGVIKLDGAGSKVALVYGQMNEPPGARARVGLTGLTLAEYFRDEEGQDVLFFVDNIFRFTQAGAEVSALLGRIPSAVGYQPTLATDMGALQERITSTNKGSITSVQAIYVPADDLTDPAPATSFSHLDATTVLSRQIAELGIYPAVDPLDSTSRILDPRVVGEEHYNVARAVQKTLQSYKALQDIIAILGMDELSEEDKLTVARARKIQRFLSQPFHVAEIFTGTPGVFVQLEDTIKAFKGIVNGDYDDLPEAAFYMVGTIEEAVEKAKKMAKAAA; encoded by the coding sequence ATGAAAATCGCAGCAAACAACAAAAGCACCGGCCGCGTCACGCAGGTCCTGGGCGCAGTCGTGGACGTGCAGTTCGACGGCGCGCTGCCCCCCATCATGGGCGCGCTGACCCTCGACAACGACGGCAAGAAACTGGTGCTTGAAGTCGCCCAGCACCTTGGCGAAAACTCCGTCCGCACGATTGCGATGGACTCGACCGAAGGTCTCGTGCGCGGTCAGGCCGTGACCGACACCGGCGCGCCGATTTCCGTTCCCGTCGGCCCGGAAACGCTCGGCCGCATCATCAACGTCATCGGCGAGCCGATCGACGAACGCGGCCCCGTGAACGCGAAAACCCATTTCCCCATTCACCGCAAGGCGCCGGAATTCGTCGACCAGTCGACCGAAACCCAGATCCTTGTCACCGGCATTAAAGTTGTCGACCTGATGGCGCCCTATGCCAAAGGCGGTAAAATCGGCCTGTTCGGCGGCGCCGGCGTCGGCAAAACCGTCACCATCATGGAATTGATCAACAACGTCGCGATGAACCACGGCGGCGTGTCGGTCTTCGCCGGCGTGGGCGAGCGTACCCGCGAAGGTAACGACCTGTACCACGAAATGATCGAAGGCGGCGTCATCAAGCTGGACGGCGCTGGATCGAAAGTGGCGCTGGTGTACGGCCAGATGAACGAACCCCCCGGCGCGCGCGCACGCGTGGGCCTGACCGGTCTCACCCTCGCTGAATATTTCCGCGACGAAGAAGGCCAGGACGTTCTGTTCTTCGTCGATAACATCTTCCGCTTCACGCAGGCGGGTGCGGAAGTGTCCGCGCTCCTCGGCCGTATTCCTTCGGCGGTCGGTTACCAGCCGACGCTCGCAACCGATATGGGCGCGCTGCAAGAACGCATCACCTCGACCAACAAAGGCTCGATCACCTCGGTCCAGGCGATTTACGTCCCTGCCGACGACCTGACCGACCCCGCGCCCGCGACCTCCTTCTCGCACCTTGACGCAACGACGGTCCTGAGCCGCCAGATCGCGGAACTGGGCATTTATCCTGCGGTCGATCCGCTGGATTCCACCTCGCGCATCCTCGACCCGCGCGTGGTCGGCGAAGAACACTACAACGTCGCCCGCGCCGTGCAGAAAACCCTGCAGTCCTACAAGGCGCTGCAGGACATCATCGCGATCCTCGGCATGGATGAATTGTCGGAAGAAGACAAACTCACCGTCGCCCGCGCGCGCAAGATCCAGCGCTTCCTGTCGCAGCCCTTCCACGTGGCCGAAATCTTCACCGGTACCCCCGGCGTGTTCGTCCAGCTGGAAGACACCATCAAGGCGTTCAAAGGCATTGTGAACGGCGATTACGACGACCTGCCCGAAGCCGCCTTCTACATGGTCGGCACGATCGAGGAAGCCGTCGAAAAAGCCAAGAAAATGGCGAAAGCAGCGGCGTAA
- a CDS encoding F0F1 ATP synthase subunit epsilon has product MADAITNAGTFQFELVSPERVLVSEEAKMVVVPGAGGDFGVLPKHSPLLSSIRPGVVTVTAADGAVRKIFVAGGFADVNPDICSVLAEEAVAVEELDRAALEASLKTLEDDAAFAKEDAIKLASVQRQIDVTKAKLQAAA; this is encoded by the coding sequence ATGGCAGACGCAATCACCAACGCCGGCACCTTCCAGTTCGAGCTTGTCTCGCCCGAACGCGTCCTCGTTTCCGAAGAAGCGAAGATGGTGGTCGTGCCGGGTGCGGGCGGTGACTTCGGCGTGCTGCCGAAACATTCCCCGCTTTTGTCCTCCATCCGTCCCGGCGTCGTGACGGTCACGGCGGCGGACGGTGCCGTGCGCAAAATCTTCGTCGCCGGCGGTTTCGCCGACGTCAACCCCGACATCTGCTCGGTGCTGGCGGAAGAGGCTGTTGCGGTGGAAGAGCTCGACCGCGCCGCGCTCGAAGCGTCTCTGAAAACGCTGGAAGACGACGCGGCCTTTGCGAAAGAAGACGCAATCAAGCTGGCATCGGTTCAGCGCCAGATCGACGTGACCAAGGCCAAACTGCAGGCTGCGGCTTAA